The proteins below are encoded in one region of Apium graveolens cultivar Ventura chromosome 4, ASM990537v1, whole genome shotgun sequence:
- the LOC141718885 gene encoding uncharacterized protein LOC141718885, producing the protein MKDLVRVMIVEARREMMIKGQQPRSKPAAPRVVMNMIYGGPKAVGTTKNSRKAYDREVMSIVKDAHKLSKTKVTLEFGDPDLDGLKFPQDGPLVITLIIQNYLVKRVLIDNGASADILFHDIFLRMRYIDYQLTPYDAPIYGFHGVKCQIEGVIQLPVTIKEEPREVMQMLNFQVIKAASTYNAITGRTGIYAFKTVPSIYHMVLKFPNRNDVDK; encoded by the coding sequence ATGAAAGATTTAGTAAGGGTGATGATTGTGGAGGCTAGAAGAGAGATGATGATCAAGGGGCAACAACCGAGGTCAAAACCCGCAGCCCCGAGGGTAGTGATGAACATGATTTATGGAGGGCCAAAAGCCGTAGGGACAACAAAAAACTCTCGAAAGGCTTATGATAGAGAGGTTATGAGCATAGTCAAAGACGCACACAAGCTTTCCAAGACTAAAGTGACACTTGAATTTGGAGATCCCGACCTCGATGGTTTGAAGTTTCCTCAAGACGGCCCTCTGGTTATCACACTGATAATCCAAAATTATCTTGTGAAGAGAGTACTTATAGATAATGGAGCTTCCGCAGACATTCTATTTCATGACATATTTCTAAGGATGAGGTACATTGACTACCAACTGACCCCCTATGATGCACCCATCTACGGGTTTCATGGAGTGAAGTGCCAAATAGAAGGAGTGATTCAACTTCCCGTGACTATTAAGGAAGAACCTAGGGAGGTCATGCAGATGTTAAACTTTCAGGTTATCAAGGCAGCTTCTACCTACAATGCAATCACGGGAAGAACCGGAATTTATGCGTTTAAGACTGTGCCCTCAATCTACCACATGGTACTCAAGTTCCCAAACAGAAATGATGTCGACAAATAG